The Mesorhizobium sp. AR02 genomic interval TTGCCGTCCAGCCAGTACTGGGTCAGGTTGGAATCCTCGAACGTGGTCTTGCGCAATCCATCGCCAACCGGCCTCGCCTTGATTTCGAGATCGCCGCGAAAGTTGAAGGTCGGGCCGCCCATGCCTCTGGTGACGCCGGCGCCGACGTCGAATGTCACCGCCGTATCGTCGACGTTGCACCAGATGCCGCCTGAGGCGAAGGCCGTGCTGGCCGTCGACAGCAGCATTGCCGCACAGATGATCGTCCGCATTTTTGTCCCCCCACCTCAGTTCCCGCTGATATTGGCGCTGACTTCGCCAGCACGGTCAAGCGCCGCTGCCAAAGGCTGAGCCAATGCAGGGCCGACGCGCGGCCAATTGCGGTTGCGGACATGGATTGGCTAAGAGGTACGCACGAGAGGGGTTTCCATGCACAGCAGCGACAGTTCAAAGACCATCGGCGGCATCGATCATGACCGCATCGCGCAATTGCGCGAGACCGAAGGGGCGGCCTTCCGCGCAGCACGGCCTAAATCGCAAGCCAAGGTCGGCAATGGCCTGCCCGGCTTCTTCGGCGGCGTGCCGATGCACTGGATGAACGACTGGCCGACGCCGTTTCCTATCCTGGTCGACAGCGCCAGGGGCGCCACGATCACCGATATCGACGGCAACAAGCTCGACGATTTCTGCCTTGGCGACACCGGTTCGATGTTCGGCCATTCGCCGCCGCCGGTGGCGCGCGCCATCCGCCGCCAGGCCGGACGCGGCCTGACCTATATGCTGCCTTCGGAAGACGCGCTTGCCATCGGGCCGCTGCTGCAACAACGCTTCGGCCTGCCGTTCTGGCAGATCGCGACGACGGCGACCGACGCCAACCGCTTTGCGCTGCGCGTCGCCCGCGCCGTCACGGGGCGCGAAAAAATCCTCGTCTTCAACGGCTGCTATCACGGCTCGGTCGACGAGACGATGGTGCGGCTGATCGACGGCAAGCCCGTCAACCGGCCGGGACTGGCGGGCGAATTCCGCGACCTGACCCGCACGGCCAAAGTGATCGAGTTCAACGACATCCCGGCGCTCGAAGCAGCGCTCAGGGACAGGGATGTCGCCTGCGTCATCGCGGAACCGGTGCTGACCAATTCCTGCATGGTGCTGGCCGATCCCGGCTTCCATGACGCGCTGCGCCGACTGACCCGCGAGGCCGGCACGCTGCTCCTGATCGACGAAACGCACACGATCTCGACCGGCCCCGGTGGTTACACCAGGAAATACGGGCTCGACCCGGACTTCTTCGTGCTGGGCAAGCCGATCGCCGGCGGCGTGCCGGCAAGTGTGTGGGGCATGAGCGATGAAGTCGCCTCGCGCTACGCCGACTACAACAGGACGAAGGAGCCCGGCTACTCCGGTATGGGCACGACGTTGTCGGCCAACCCGCTGCAATTCGCCACCATGCGCGCCACGCTTGAAGAAGTGATGACGCCAGAGAATTATGACCGCATGGACCATCTGGCACGGCGTCTGGATGCCGGGCTGACCGGCGTGATCGACCGCTGCAATCTGCCCTGGCATGTCGCGCGTGTCGGCGCCCGGGTCGAGTTCATCTGCGCGCCCGGCCCGTTGCGCAATGGCGCCGAGGCCGAGACCGCGCATGCGCCGGAACTGGAAGCCGCCATCCATGTCGCGCTGGTCAATCGCGGCGTGCTGATTGCGCCCTTCCACAATATGATGCTGATCTCGCCGGCGACGTCAGGTGCCCAGGTCAACCGGCTGATCAGCGCCTTCGCCGCGGTTGCGGCAAAGCTTGCGGCATGAGACAAGCGGCCATGGACAATGCCATCGTGACCTCACCTTCGGGGTCCTCGCCCACCGAAGCGCAAGCCTTTCTCGACGCCCATCCCGAGATCGAAGCCTTCGATATCGTGCTGACCGACGCCAATGGCGTCGGCCGCGGCAAGATCGTGCGCCGGCACGAGCTGAAAAGCATTTTCGAGGGTGGCCGGCATATGCCGATCTCGATCCTCGGCCTCGACATCACCGGCGAGGACGTGCACGAGACCGGGCTGATCTGGACGACCGGCGACGGCGACCTCAGGGCATGGCCGATCCCCGGCACGCTGGTGCCGCTCTACGGCACCAACCCGCCGCGCGGCCAGGTGCTGATGGCAATGTACCATCTCGATGGCCAGCCCATGTCGTCGGATCCGCGGCTGGCACTGGCCCGGCAGGTCGATATCTTGGCGGCCAAGGGCCTGTATCCGGCCGGCGCCTTCGAACTCGAATTTTTCCTGCTGGCCAATGACCGCGATGCCGACGGCAAGGTGCAGCCGGCGCGTGCCGTGCTCGACGGCCGTGTCTCGGGCAAGACGGAGGTCTATTCCGTCGACCATCTGCATGGCATGGAGCCGCTGTTTTCGGACATCTATGCCGCGGCCAAGGCGCAAGGCATTCCGGCCGAGACGGTGATTTCCGAATATGCGCCGGGCCAGTACGAATTGACGCTGAACTACCGCAAGGATGTGATGCGGGCGGCCGACGACCTCGTCATGCTGAAGCGGCTGGTGCGGGCACAGGCGCGCCGCCACGGCGTGACCGCCTGCTTCATGGCCAAGCCGATCGAGAAATATGCCGGGTCGGGCATGCATTTCCACGTCTCGCTGCAAGACAAGGCCGGCCGAAACGTCTTTGCCGAAGCCGGTGGCGAGAGCTGGTCGCTACCCTTGCTGCAAGGGCTCGGCGGCTTGATCCAGACGATGGCGGAATCGATGCTGGTGTTTGCGCCGCATGCGAATTCCTGGCGACGCTTCGTCTCGCAATCCTACGCGCCGGTGGCGCCGACCTGGGGCGTCAACAACCGTTCGGTGGCGCTGCGCGTGCCGGCGGGCGACGCCAAGAACCGGCGCATCGAGCACCGGCCGTCGGGCGTCGACGCCAATCCCTATCTGATCGCCGCGACAGTGCTGGCGGGCATCATCAAAGGCCTCGACGAAGGGCTCGACCCCGGTCCTGAGACCACGGGCAATGGCTATGAGGGAGCGGTCACCCGCACAACGATGCCGGCGGATTGGCGCGCGGCAATCGAAGCGGCCAAGGCCTCCAGCTTCCTGAAAGGCGCGCTCGGCGAAGACCTGCACCGCACCTTCGTGGCGATCAAACAGTCCGAATATCTGCGCGTGGCACGCACGGTCAGCGAACTGGATTATCATCTCTACCTGCACGAGGTGTGACGACTTGATGGTGGGCGGCGATCACTTTTTAGCCGCCTGCCTCAAATGAGGTAGCAAACTGGCGCTACAGAACATATCATGAACAGATGAGCATTCTTACCGTTCGTGAAAAGCTGGCAATCCTGTCCGACGCCGCCAAATATGACGCTTCCTGCGCCTCGTCAGGCTCGGCGAAGAAGGACTCGCTGATGTCAGGCGGCATCGGCTCCACCGAAGGCATGGGCATCTGTCATTCCTATGCACCGGACGGCCGCTGCATTTCGCTCCTGAAAATCCTGCTCACCAATTTCTGCATCTATGACTGCAGCTATTGCATCAACCGCTCGTCCTCGAATGTGCGCCGCGCCCGCTTCAGCATCGACGAGGTGGTGAAGCTGACCATGGATTTCTACCGGCGCAACTACATAGAGGGCCTGTTCCTGTCCTCGGGCGTCATCCGCTCGCCCGACGAGACCATGGGCGAGATGGTCGAGGTGGCGCGACGGCTGCGGCTGGAAGAAAAATTCTCCGGCTATATCCATCTGAAAACCATCCCGGAAAGCTCGGCGGAACTGGTCGAGAAGGCCGGCCTCTATGCCGACCGGCTGTCGATCAATGTCGAGCTGCCAACGGATGAGGGTGTGAAAAAGCTGGCGCCGGAAAAGAAGCCGGAGACCATCCGGCTTTCCATGGCCAGGCTGCGCCAGAAGATGGAGGAGAAGGCCGAGCCGACGATGAAAACAAAGAAGAGCGAACGCTTTGCCCCTGGTGGCCAGTCGACGCAGATGATCGTCGGCGCCGACAAGACATCCGACGACGGCATCCTCCACACCAGCGCGCGGCTCTATGGCAGTTATCATCTGCGGCGCGTCTATTATTCGGCCTTCAGCCCGATCCCCGACTCGTCGTCGTCCCTGCCGCTGCGGAAGCCGCCGCTGATGCGCGAACACCGGCTTTATCAGGCCGACTGGCTGATGCGCTTCTATGGATTTTCGCAGCCGGAGATCCTGGCCGGCAGCAGCGATGGCATGCTCGACCTCGCCATCGATCCCAAGCTCGCCTGGGCGCTGCGCAACAGGGGACAGTTTCCCGTCGACATCAACCGCGCCGACCGCGAATCCCTGCTGCGCGTGCCTGGTCTCGGCACCAAGGTGGTGGCGAAAATCCTGCAGACCCGCCACCACAGGCGGCTGCGGCTTGAAGATGTCGGGCGGATTTGCCAGTCGATCGCCAAGCTCAGGCCGTTCATCATCGCCGAGGGTTGGTCGCCGGGAGCGCTCACCGACAAGCAGGGCTTGCGCGACAAGATCGTGCGCTCCTGCGAACAGCTGTCGCTGTTTTGACCATGCAACCGGCTGAGCTCGATCTTGCCCGATACAGTGTTCGGCTCGACAGCGAGACCGACTTTTCGGGCTGGCGCGACGCGGCACGGCGGCTGGCATTGAATGAGGTCAGTCCGGAGGACATCAGCTGGCATGTCGCGGCCGGCTCCGACCAACCGCCTAGCGATTTGCCAGCCGTGCCTGCGGGCGCGCAACTGGTCGTGCCGCGCGACTTCATAGGGCACGCCGAGACCGCCTTCTGCCACTCAGACCCCACCCGGTTCGCCTTTCTCTATCGATTGCTGTGGCGGCTGCGCACGGAGCCCAAGCTGCTGGCGATCGCGTCGGATCCCGACACCAGACGGCTTGAGGCCATGGAAGAAGCGGTGCGGCGCGACAGCCACAAGATGCATGCCTTCGTACGCTTCCGGAAGATCGGCGACGGCGCAGAGGAGCGCTATGTCGCCTGGTTCGAGCCCGATCATTTCATTGTCGAGCGCAACGCGGATTTCTTCGTCAGGCGCTTTACCGGTATGCGCTGGACGATCCTGACGCCTTACGCGTCGGCCGACTGGGATGGCGAAAGGCTGGCGATCGGGCCGGGCGCCGCGAAGAGTGATGCGCCTGATCAGGACGATACCGAAGCGCTGTGGCGCACCTATTTCGAGAACATCTTCAACCCGGCACGGCTGAAGGTGAAAGCCATGCAAAAGGAGATGCCGAAGAAATACTGGCGGAACCTTCCGGAGGCCTCGCTCATTCCAGAGCTGATCGCGGGAGCGGATGAGGCCGCCAGGGAGATGATTGCCAGAATGCCGACGACGCCGGCGCCGCACCACGCCAAGGTGCAGGCAAAGCATTGGCCGAAGCGTGAGCCAACCGAAGCACCGGAAGACGATGAAGCAGGCACCATTTCCGAATTGCGCGAGGCGGCGAAGGGTTGCCGCCGTTGCCAGTTGTGGCGCGATGCGACGCAGACCGTTTTCGGCGAAGGGCCTGACAATGCCAAGGTGATCTTCGTCGGCGAACAGCCGGGCGATCAGGAAGACCTCGCCGGCAAACCTTTTGTCGGCCCTGCGGGCAAGGTGTTTGACGCCATCCTCGATGACGCAGGCGTGGATCGCCAGAAGGTCTATGTGACTAACGCGGTCAAGCACTTCAAATTCGAGCCGCGCGGCAAGCGGCGCATCCACTCCAAGCCGAATGCCGGCGAGGTTCAAGCCTGCCGCTGGTGGATCGATCGGGAGTTCGCGCTGATCAAGCCGGACCTTGCGGTGGCGCTCGGCGCCACCGCGGCCCTGTCTCTGCTGGGCAAGGCGATCCCGGTGACGAAAATGCGCGGCCAGGTGATCGAGCGCGAGGATGGCCTGAGGGTTTTCATCACCATCCATCCGTCCTTCATCCTGCGCATTCAGGAAACTGCGGAGAAGGACGCCGAACGCGAGCGGTTTTTGCAGGATATGAAGCAGGTAAGGCGGCTGATGGCTGCTTGATCTGGCTGTCGGTCGGCGCCGCCCCTCATTGTCCTGCCGGACATTTCTCCCCGTATAGTGACGGGGAGAAAGACGCTGTCACCGGCGCTTTCGCAAATCATCAGCGTGGCAAGAAGGGCGCGAAGGTGCGCCTTAGCTTCCTTCTCCCCGTCACTATACGGGGAGAGGGTGCCGGCAGGCGGATGAGGGGCAGCGCTAACGCTTGTGCAGCGAAATGCGACGCGCCCTAACGAATGAGTATCGCCCGGAGATCGTTGACATTCGTGCCGGTCGGACCGGGCACGAAGAGATCACCCACCGCATTGAACGCCGTCCAGGCATTGTTGCCCGCCAGCATGGCCTTGGCATCCACACCCGCCGCGCGCATGCGCGAAACCGTCGAGCCGTCGGCGAAGGCACCGGCATTGTTTTCGGAGCCGTCGATGCCGTCGGTGTCGGCAGCCAGAGCGTGAATGCCTTGTACGCCGTTGATGCCGATGGCAAAGGCGAGCAGGAATTCGGAATTGCGGCCGCCCTTGCCTTTTGCGCGCAAGGTCACGGTTGTTTCGCCGCCAGACAGGATCAGCACCGGCTTCGAAAATGGCCGGTTGCGCGTCGCCACTTCGCGCGCGATGGCCGCGTGGACGCCGCCGACTTCGCGCGCTTCGCCTTCGATGGCATCGGAGAGGATGACGGCCTCGATGTCTTGCCGCTTCGCTTCCACCGCTGCTGCTTCCAGCGACACGCCAGCCGAGGCGATCAGGTGCACCTCATTGCGTGAAAAGCGCTGATCGTCGGGATTTGGCGCATCGGCCAACGGTGAATTGATGTGCGCCATCACCGAGGCCGGCAGATTCATGCCATAGGCCGATATCGAGGCCAGCGCGTCCTCGCGGCTGCCAATGTCGGGCACGGTCGGACCGGAGGCGACCAGCGCCGGGTTGTCGCCGGGAATGTCGGAGACAACCAGCGACACCACCTTGGCCGGCCAGGCGGCGGCGGCCAGCCGGCCACCCTTGATGGTGGAAAGATGCTTGCGGATGGTGTTCATGACCGCGATCGGCGCGCCGGAGGCGAGCAGCGCCTCGTTGACGGCGATCTCGTCGGCCAGCGTCAGGCTACCGGCCGGTGACGGCAGCAGCGCCGAGCCGCCACCCGAAATCAGCGCCACGACGAGATCGTCCTCGGTGAGACCCTGGACCTTGGCGAGCAGGCGGCGCGAGGCTTGAAGCCCGGCGGCGTCCGGCACCGGATGTGCCGCCTCGATGATCTCGATGCGCTCGCATTTGGCGCCATAGCCGTAGCGGGTGGCCACCAGCCCTTCGATCGGCCCATCCCAGACCTTCTCGAACGCCGCCGCCATCTGCGCCGAGCCTTTTCCGGCGCCAATGACGATGGTGCGGCCCTTGGGCTTCGCGGGGAGATGGTCCCTGATGGTCCGGTCTGGATCCGCAGCGGCGACGGCGGCGTCGAAGATCGAGGTAAGGAAGGCCCTGGGGTCGAGCACGGTCATTCTGCTTCCCTGGACAATGACAGCCCGTGCTTGTCGATGCCGAGATAATCGCACAGCGCGTCGACGACGACACCGTGATCCTCGCGTTCCGGCAAGCCGGAAACCGCGATCACGCCGATAACGCCTGCACCCTTGACCGTGACCGGAAAGCCGCCGCCGGCCAGCACGTAGTCCGAGACGTCGAGGCCCTCGCCAACCTTGAAGGCGCGGTCGGGGCGCTGTTGTTCCAGCACCATGCGGTAGGTGCTTCTGAGAAACCGCCTGACCACATTGATCTTGCGCCGCGCCCAGTCGGGGTTGGAAGCGTTCGAGCCCGGCATGGCGGCGTAGAACAGCGGCCGGTCCCACAGCCTGATGTCGACGATGATGGGCAGGTTTTCGGCGATTGCGCGCTTGCGAATCGTCGAGCCGATCTTGAAGGCGACAGCCTCATCGAAGGCGGAAAAGACCAGCGTCTCTTCCTGTTTCCGAATCAGAGCGATGTCGTCCGCAGCGGCCATTTTCTTTCTCCGAAAATCGTTACTCGTCGTTTGTACGACAAGCTCCGCCGGGTCAAGCTCCGTCGCGGCGGCCGCCTCACCCTGCGGCCATGTCGCTCTTGGCCGCCCGGCCCGCGACATAAACCTCGCGCACGGCGCGGTCGTCACCCAGCGTCTGAAGCAGAAACAATTCCTGGGCCAGCGTCTGCGCCGTCTCCATCCTGAGCCGCATCGCCGGCGTCGCCCTGGCATCCAGCACGACGATGTCGGCGTCGGTGCCCGCTTCCAGCGTACCGACCTTGTCGGCCACCGACAGCGCCTCGGCATTGCCGCGCGTGATCTGCCAGAAAGACTGGAACGGGTTGAGCTTCTCGCCGTTCAGCGCGATCACCTTGTAGCCTTCGTCCATGGTGCGCAGCATGGAATAATTCGTGCCGCCGCCGACATCGGTGGCAGCGGCGATCCTGAGCGGCTTGTCCCTGCGCCGAAAGCGCTGATAGTCGAACAGGCCGGAGCCGAGGAACAGGTTCGAGGTCGGGCAGAACACCGCCACCGAGCCGCTGTCCGAAAGCGCATCCGCCTCGCGTTCCGACAGATGGATGCAGTGGCCGAACAGGCTCTTTTTGCCCAGCAGCCCGTAATGCTCGTAGACATCGGTATAGTCGCGCGACCACGGGTAAAGCTGTTGCGTGAAGGCGATCTCGGCGTGGTTTTCCGAAAGGTGCGTCTGCATATGCAGGTCGGGATGTTCGCGGCACAGCGCTCCCGCCATCTCCATCTGCTCCGGCGACGAGGTGATGGCGAAGCGCGGCGTGATGGCATAGTGCTGGCGACCCTTGCCGTGCCATTCCTTGATCAGCGCCTTGCTGTCGTCATAGCCGGATTGCGGCGTGTCGAGCACGCCGTCGGGCGCATTGCGGTCCATCATCACCTTGCCCGCGATGTTGAGCATGTTGCGGTCATGCGACTCGGCGAAGAAGGCTTCCGCCGAGGCCTTGTGCACCGAGCAGTAGGCGGTGACCGTCGTCGTGCCGTGCCGCACCATCTCGTCGAGGAACAGCCGCGCGATGCGGCGGCCGTGCTGCGCGTTGGCGAACTTCGTCTCTTCCGGGAAGGTGTAGGTGTTCAGCCAATCGAGCAGTTCGGCGCCGTAGGAGGCGATGATCTGCATCTGCGGGAAATGCACGTGGGTATCGATGAAGCCCGGCAGCAGCAGATGCGGCCGGTGATCGATTTTTTTGGCGCCCTCACCGGCCTGTTTCTCGACATCGCGGTAGTCGCCGACAGCAACGATCTTGCCATCGCTGATCAGCAGGCCGCCGTCCTCCTCGTAGCGCCAGGCCGAATGGTCATCGGTGGTTTCAGGCCAGCGCACGAAGGACAGCGTGCGGCCGCGCAGAAGTGTCGAACTCATGCTATTTCCCTGCGCCTTCGAACCAGGCCACCAGCAGCGCTCGCTCCTTGTCGGTAATTTGGCTGACATTGGCGGGCGGCATGGCGTGGCTGCGGCCGGCCTGCAGATAGATTTCGCGGGCGTGGTTGGCGATTGCCGCGTCGCTGTCCAACATCACCCCCTTCGGTGCGTGGTAGATGCCCTCATAGACTGGTTCCTGGGCGTGGCACATGGAGCAGCGGCCGAGCACGGTGTCGCGCACGGCCGGGAAATGGGCCGAGGCGATATAGATGTCCGCCGAGGCGGACGCCTTCGGCTCATCGGTCAGCACCTTCGGCACGGTCGACAGCCAGATAATGATGATGAACAGGACAAGGGCGCCCAGCCAGGTCCAGTGCGGGTTGCCCTTGCGCGCATGGACGCTGTTGAAATAGTGCCGGATCAGCACGCCGATGATGAACACCAGCGAGGCGATGACCCAGTTGAACTGCGTGCCGAACGCCAAGGGATAGTGGTTCGACAGCATCAGGAACAGCACCGGCAGCGTCAAATAATTGTTGTGAAGCGAGCGCTGCTTGGCGATCTTGCCGTATTTCGGGTCGGGCTTGCGGCCGGCGATGAGATCGGCAACGACGATCTTCTGGTTGGGGATGATGACCATGAAGACATTGGCCGACATGATCGTGGCGGTGATCGCACCCAGATGCAGGAAGGCGGCGCGGCCGGTGAACAGATGGGTCAGCCCCCAGGCGATGAACACCAGCACGCCATAGAGCACCAGCATCAGGCCTGTGTCGCTTTTGCCAAGCGGCGAGCGGCAGAGCAGATCGTAGACCACCCAGCCGACACCAATCGTCGCCATCGACAAAAGGATGCCGACCGGCACCGACATCGGCAACACGTTGGGATCGATCAGGAACAGGTCGGCCCCGGCATAGTAGACGACGCACAGCATGGCGAAGCCGGACAGCCAGGTGGCGTAGGACTCCCATTTGAACCAGGTCAGGTGCTCGGGCATCTCGGCCGGCGCCACCAGATATTTCTGGATGTGGTAGAAGCCGCCGCCATGCACCTGCCATTCCTCGCCGAAGGCGCCAACCGGCATGCCGGGACGCTGGCGCAGGCCGAGATCGAGCGCGACGAAATAGAAGGACGAGCCGATCCAGGCGATGCCGGTGATGACATGCAGCCAGCGCACGGCAAAACTCAGCCAGTCCCAGAAAATCGCGAAATCCATCATTGAAGTCGTCCCTGCCGATTGGCTGACTTTACGGTGTCGCACGCAAACGGAAAGAGGCGAGGTGTACGATGACTTTCAAAAAAAAATGGAAAATACTAGGGTGGTCCCACGCAGCAGGATGGGAGCCGCCCGAAGGCGGCCTCAGGAAAGCCACGGAACCGCATGGCCTATCTCGACAACATCGCCGTCTTCGTTCGTGTCGTCGAACTCGGCAATCTGTCGGCGGCAGGACGCGACATGCGCATTTCGCCGGCGGTCGCCTCAAACCGAATCAAGGAGTTGGAGAAGCATCTGGGCGTCAGGCTGTTCAACCGCACGACCAGACAGTTGATGCCGACAGAACATGGCACGGTCTTTTACTCCGGCGCCAAGCAAGTGCTGGAAGCGATCACAGAAGCGGAAGCGGCCGTCTCGGCGCTTTCCGGCCAGCCGCGCGGAACCATTCGTGTGACCGCGCCTCTGGGACTCGGGCGCCGGCTGGTGGCCTCGGGCATTCCCGACTTCCACGACAAATACCCCGATATTGAGGTGCGGCTCAGGCTCTCGGATCACAATGTCGACATCATGAAGGAAGGCATCGACGTCGCCTTCCGGCTCGGCATCATCGAGGATTCCAGTCTCAGGATGCGCGGCATCATGGAATGCGAGCGCGTGCTAGTGGCGGCGCCGAAATATCTGGAGGCGCGCGGCGAACCTATGGAACCGCAGGAACTGATCGGCAAGAAGCACGACTGCCTGATGCTGCGCTATTCCGGCGCGCGCGAATATGTCTGGACGCTGCAAACGCCCACCGGCCCGCAGAAGTTCGAGGTGCATGGGCCCTATGACACCGACGATGGCGACGTGCTGACCGGCTGGGCGCTGTCCGGACGCGGCATCATCAACAAGCCGCGGTTCGAGGTCGAACCGTTCATCCGCGACCAACGGCTGAAAGTCATCCTGAGCAGCACGCCACCGACGCCGGTGCAGTTCGCCGCCGTCTATCCACACAAGAAGCTGCAGGACCCCAAGGTGCGGCTGCTGCTCGACTTCATGGCCGAGCGCTGCCAGCGGCTGATCAAGGATCTTTTGGCCGGCAAGTGAGGGGTTGGCTGACAATCAGGCTGGCCGGCAAGTGAGGGCTCGCTGGTCCATTCAACGGGCTTGCCTTGCGCGGCAGCGAACTTAGGTTGGTGCCATGCATCTAGCCATTTCGCTCAACATCGCTGCCGCCAAAGGACAGGCAGTCCTGGACTTCGGCCAGGTCAGCAGCTTCGTGCGCAAGGCGGAAGCGGCGGGCGTGGACATGGTCATCATTTCCGACTCCGCCGATAAGCCATCGAGCAGCCCGTTTGAAGCGACAACGCTGCTGGCGGCGCTGGCGACCGTCACCGACAGGATTGGGCTCGTGGCCAGCGCCTCGACGCTCGCGCATCAGCCCTACAATCTGGCACGCCGTTTTGCTTCGCTCGATATTATCAGCCACGGCCGCATCGGCTGGAACGCGACGATGAGGCAGAACCCGCGCGAAGCGGCGAATTTCAGCCGGCCCGAAGGCTTCTCGGAGGACGACTTTCGCCGCCGCGCCAAGGAGTTCATCAACATCGTGCGAGGATTGTGGGTCGGCTGGGAGCACGACGCGCTGCTGTTCGACAAGGCAGCGGGCCACTTCCACGATCCGGACAAGATGCACCCGCTGAACCACATCGGCGAATTCTTCTCGGTGCGCGG includes:
- a CDS encoding urate hydroxylase PuuD, whose protein sequence is MMDFAIFWDWLSFAVRWLHVITGIAWIGSSFYFVALDLGLRQRPGMPVGAFGEEWQVHGGGFYHIQKYLVAPAEMPEHLTWFKWESYATWLSGFAMLCVVYYAGADLFLIDPNVLPMSVPVGILLSMATIGVGWVVYDLLCRSPLGKSDTGLMLVLYGVLVFIAWGLTHLFTGRAAFLHLGAITATIMSANVFMVIIPNQKIVVADLIAGRKPDPKYGKIAKQRSLHNNYLTLPVLFLMLSNHYPLAFGTQFNWVIASLVFIIGVLIRHYFNSVHARKGNPHWTWLGALVLFIIIIWLSTVPKVLTDEPKASASADIYIASAHFPAVRDTVLGRCSMCHAQEPVYEGIYHAPKGVMLDSDAAIANHAREIYLQAGRSHAMPPANVSQITDKERALLVAWFEGAGK
- a CDS encoding LysR family transcriptional regulator, whose translation is MAYLDNIAVFVRVVELGNLSAAGRDMRISPAVASNRIKELEKHLGVRLFNRTTRQLMPTEHGTVFYSGAKQVLEAITEAEAAVSALSGQPRGTIRVTAPLGLGRRLVASGIPDFHDKYPDIEVRLRLSDHNVDIMKEGIDVAFRLGIIEDSSLRMRGIMECERVLVAAPKYLEARGEPMEPQELIGKKHDCLMLRYSGAREYVWTLQTPTGPQKFEVHGPYDTDDGDVLTGWALSGRGIINKPRFEVEPFIRDQRLKVILSSTPPTPVQFAAVYPHKKLQDPKVRLLLDFMAERCQRLIKDLLAGK
- a CDS encoding LLM class flavin-dependent oxidoreductase is translated as MHLAISLNIAAAKGQAVLDFGQVSSFVRKAEAAGVDMVIISDSADKPSSSPFEATTLLAALATVTDRIGLVASASTLAHQPYNLARRFASLDIISHGRIGWNATMRQNPREAANFSRPEGFSEDDFRRRAKEFINIVRGLWVGWEHDALLFDKAAGHFHDPDKMHPLNHIGEFFSVRGPLNVARSPQDRPVLIMPGPAEADIDLASGAADVVLVEGQPSEVLKVAVGNLKRRAAAIGRKPETVKVLATIGLTSEPGIDSLQALLESSGCDGFNFVLPADVPGLQSFTDRVLPELRRHGIAGQGQQGATLRAHLGLGTGGVK